A genomic window from Candidatus Dormiibacterota bacterium includes:
- the purQ gene encoding phosphoribosylformylglycinamidine synthase I yields the protein MGRRIAVLVFPGTNSETETLALLRDCGGEAELVHWSRAQSLAGYDAYVLPGGFAYEDRIRAGAIPAHDPMMDYVIEGAQRGKLVLGVCNGAQILLEAGLVPGTGAARRPTAAFTHNASRKFVCTHVYVKLAIAPSRSPITAALAEGALLPAWAAHGQGRLAASQMHLREIERGAHLAFVYARADGSTDPAATPNGSALGCAGLLNREGNVLAIMPHPERDAWNFNHPDRREGRNMLAASGGAPLFASFVAGVQRS from the coding sequence ATGGGCCGCCGGATCGCCGTCTTGGTCTTTCCAGGTACGAATTCGGAGACCGAAACGCTCGCGCTGCTGCGCGATTGCGGCGGCGAGGCGGAACTCGTCCATTGGAGCCGCGCTCAGAGCCTCGCCGGATACGATGCATACGTGCTGCCGGGCGGATTTGCATACGAAGATCGCATTCGAGCCGGGGCGATTCCGGCCCACGACCCGATGATGGATTACGTGATCGAGGGTGCCCAACGTGGCAAGCTCGTGCTGGGCGTCTGCAACGGCGCGCAGATCTTGCTGGAAGCCGGCCTCGTGCCCGGGACCGGCGCCGCTCGCCGGCCCACCGCAGCGTTCACGCATAACGCCTCGCGAAAATTCGTGTGCACGCACGTCTACGTGAAGCTCGCTATCGCGCCCTCACGCTCGCCGATTACTGCGGCGCTCGCGGAAGGAGCGCTGCTCCCCGCGTGGGCGGCGCACGGGCAAGGACGCTTGGCTGCAAGCCAGATGCATCTGCGCGAAATCGAACGCGGCGCGCACCTGGCCTTCGTCTACGCTCGCGCCGACGGCTCCACCGATCCCGCGGCGACGCCGAACGGGTCGGCGCTGGGTTGCGCGGGCTTGTTGAACCGCGAGGGGAACGTTCTGGCGATCATGCCGCACCCCGAGCGCGATGCCTGGAACTTCAATCACCCCGATCGTCGCGAAGGACGTAATATGCTCGCCGCTTCGGGCGGCGCGCCGCTCTTTGCCAGCTTCGTCGCGGGGGTGCAACGCTCGTGA
- the purL gene encoding phosphoribosylformylglycinamidine synthase subunit PurL: MPKSLALRDDELRSIAERLGREPSQTELHAFDAQWSEHCSYKSSRHLLKALPTKGEAVVLGPGEDSGILHLGEWNGERYGIVIAHESHNHPSQVVPFEGAATGIGGIVRDIVCMGAEVIAVADPLRFGRIDDPLSHQRYVAQGVVDGISAYGNAIGVPNIAGDVYFDERFDDNCLVNVVAIGLVKESEIIHSFAPPNADGWDIVLVGKATDASGFGGASFSSVTLDAADEDANKGAVQVPDPFLKNVLMRASYRVFEMLRERGVTVGFKDLGAGGIMGCSAEICSSGGFGADIQLRSVNVALDGLPPEVIAVGETQERLLWVLPPELTPEVLRIYNDEYTLPQIARNARAAAIGTVTARQQYVLRDGDRTVMDVPIDFLTGSIRDELPYERLEAAPPPPGRAFETGVQLDELLERVLAHHDVCSREPLYRRYDGVVRGRTVLARGEADAGVIAPVPGAPFAMALSVDGNPRMSKLDPHLAAQHAVYEAVRNVVAVGARPIGLTDCLNFGNPRKIDHYSELVAAIDGLGIASRAFATPFVSGNVSLYNESKNGNAIPASPIIACVGAVDDVAQIVTLPFKRSGSVLYLLGTPQRALGGSVLIDVLGESEPGLPSIDYDEALAHHELLLRAAKAGLLRSAHDISDGGLAVTLCEMAFGALGRGRAAIGVQLDDPFQWTHGGVGDIEALFGEAGGHVVEVAGADIEAFEALADGVAGVHEIGVTIDRPVVAIGPQAFDLHWLHGIWSQSLAQVYV, encoded by the coding sequence TTGCCTAAAAGCCTCGCGCTACGCGACGACGAATTGCGCTCGATTGCCGAGCGGCTAGGACGCGAGCCCTCGCAGACCGAGTTGCACGCGTTCGACGCGCAATGGAGCGAGCATTGCAGCTATAAATCGAGCCGGCATCTCCTCAAGGCGCTGCCCACCAAAGGTGAAGCGGTCGTGTTGGGGCCGGGCGAGGATTCCGGCATCCTGCATTTAGGCGAATGGAACGGCGAACGCTACGGCATCGTCATCGCGCACGAATCGCACAACCATCCCTCGCAGGTCGTGCCGTTCGAGGGCGCGGCCACGGGCATCGGCGGCATCGTGCGCGACATCGTCTGCATGGGCGCCGAGGTGATCGCCGTTGCGGACCCGCTGCGATTCGGTCGCATCGACGATCCGCTCTCGCATCAACGGTATGTCGCGCAGGGCGTCGTCGACGGCATCAGCGCCTACGGCAACGCGATCGGGGTCCCGAACATCGCCGGCGACGTGTACTTCGACGAACGCTTCGACGACAATTGCTTGGTGAACGTGGTCGCGATCGGTTTGGTAAAAGAGTCCGAGATCATCCATTCGTTCGCGCCGCCGAACGCCGACGGCTGGGATATCGTGCTGGTCGGAAAGGCGACCGATGCGAGCGGCTTCGGCGGCGCATCATTCTCATCCGTAACGCTCGACGCGGCGGATGAAGATGCCAATAAGGGTGCGGTGCAAGTTCCGGATCCCTTCTTGAAAAACGTGCTGATGCGCGCGAGCTATCGCGTTTTCGAAATGCTCCGCGAGCGCGGCGTCACGGTCGGCTTCAAAGATTTAGGTGCCGGAGGCATCATGGGCTGCTCGGCGGAGATTTGTTCGAGCGGCGGATTTGGGGCCGATATTCAACTGCGCTCGGTGAACGTCGCCCTCGACGGGTTGCCGCCCGAGGTGATCGCCGTGGGCGAAACGCAGGAGCGATTGCTCTGGGTGCTGCCGCCGGAACTGACGCCCGAGGTGCTGCGCATCTATAACGACGAGTACACGTTACCGCAGATCGCGCGGAACGCGCGGGCGGCGGCCATCGGTACGGTAACGGCGCGGCAGCAGTACGTGTTGCGCGATGGCGACCGGACCGTTATGGACGTCCCGATCGATTTCTTGACGGGATCGATCCGCGATGAGTTGCCGTACGAACGGCTCGAAGCGGCCCCGCCGCCGCCCGGCCGCGCGTTCGAAACCGGCGTGCAACTGGACGAATTGCTCGAGCGGGTACTGGCGCACCACGACGTATGTTCGCGCGAGCCGCTCTACCGTCGCTACGATGGCGTCGTACGCGGCCGCACGGTTCTGGCTCGCGGCGAAGCCGATGCGGGCGTGATCGCGCCGGTGCCGGGCGCCCCGTTCGCCATGGCGCTTAGCGTCGATGGGAACCCGCGCATGAGCAAGCTCGATCCGCATCTCGCCGCGCAACATGCGGTGTATGAAGCCGTGCGCAATGTGGTGGCGGTCGGCGCACGCCCGATCGGCTTGACCGACTGCTTGAACTTCGGCAACCCCCGCAAGATCGATCACTATAGCGAACTGGTAGCCGCGATCGACGGCTTGGGCATTGCATCGCGCGCCTTTGCAACGCCGTTCGTTTCGGGCAACGTCAGCTTGTATAACGAATCCAAGAATGGGAACGCGATCCCGGCGTCACCGATCATCGCTTGCGTCGGCGCGGTCGACGATGTCGCGCAGATCGTTACGCTGCCGTTCAAGCGCTCGGGTTCGGTGCTGTATCTGTTGGGAACGCCGCAACGCGCGCTCGGCGGTTCGGTCCTCATCGACGTGCTCGGCGAGAGCGAACCCGGCCTGCCTTCGATCGATTACGATGAGGCGCTCGCACATCACGAGTTGCTGTTGCGAGCGGCTAAAGCGGGGCTGCTGCGCAGCGCGCACGATATTTCCGACGGCGGTTTGGCGGTCACGCTCTGCGAAATGGCGTTTGGAGCGCTCGGCCGCGGCCGCGCGGCTATCGGCGTACAACTCGACGATCCGTTCCAATGGACGCACGGCGGCGTAGGCGACATCGAGGCTTTATTCGGGGAAGCGGGCGGGCACGTGGTTGAAGTGGCGGGCGCCGACATCGAAGCCTTTGAAGCGCTGGCGGACGGCGTGGCAGGCGTGCACGAAATCGGCGTGACGATCGATCGGCCGGTGGTGGCGATTGGCCCGCAGGCGTTCGATCTGCATTGGTTGCACGGTATTTGGTCGCAGTCGCTCGCGCAGGTGTACGTCTAA
- the purB gene encoding adenylosuccinate lyase codes for MDYRTYASPFSWRYGRAELRALFSEEERRRLWRAVWVALAQAQQRVGLVSQAEVDDLRAHAGEIDIEAALEIEREIHHDLMAEIRVFASQAKIGGGKLHLGATSMDIEDTVETYRLRVALAAVGESLRALMGSLAGRVREYGDVVCMAFTHLQPAEPTTLGYRLAVYAQDLLIDDTNLRFVFDQLTTKGLRGAVGTAASYEHLLDHNGKSGEFEAYVLERFGLQARDIATQTYTRKLDYLLLSALAGVGASLSKFAADIRILSSPEFGEVFEPFGKSQVGSSAMPFKRNPIMCERIDSLARLLVGYSDVAWQNAATNYLERTLDDSANRRTILPEALLCTDEIISLARKVVDGLRVDERRIAHNLRTYGPFAGTESIMMEAVRAGGDRQALHESIRSAAMEAWSALSRGEDNPLAQTLSGDAALTALVDPAQIRRLLDPIGHIGTAPQRARALADRIDATAAFPKQLLVESEA; via the coding sequence ATGGATTACCGTACGTATGCATCGCCGTTCTCCTGGAGGTACGGCCGCGCCGAACTTCGCGCGCTTTTCTCTGAAGAAGAGCGGCGTCGATTGTGGCGCGCGGTGTGGGTCGCGCTCGCCCAGGCGCAACAGCGCGTCGGACTCGTTTCACAGGCGGAAGTGGACGATTTGCGCGCGCACGCCGGAGAGATCGATATCGAAGCGGCGCTGGAGATCGAACGCGAGATCCATCACGATCTGATGGCCGAGATTCGCGTCTTCGCTTCGCAGGCCAAGATCGGCGGCGGGAAGCTGCATTTGGGCGCGACCTCGATGGATATCGAGGACACGGTGGAAACCTATCGCCTGCGCGTGGCGCTGGCGGCCGTCGGCGAAAGCTTGCGGGCGTTGATGGGGAGCCTTGCCGGGCGGGTGCGCGAGTACGGCGACGTGGTCTGCATGGCGTTTACGCACCTGCAGCCGGCCGAACCGACGACGCTGGGCTACCGCCTTGCGGTCTACGCGCAAGATCTGCTGATCGACGATACCAATCTGCGGTTCGTTTTCGACCAGCTCACGACCAAGGGGTTGCGCGGAGCCGTCGGCACGGCCGCCTCGTACGAGCACCTGCTCGATCACAACGGCAAGTCGGGCGAGTTCGAAGCCTACGTGCTCGAACGCTTCGGCTTGCAAGCGCGCGACATTGCCACGCAGACGTACACGCGGAAGCTCGACTATCTGTTGCTGAGCGCGCTCGCCGGCGTCGGCGCGTCGCTCTCGAAGTTTGCCGCGGATATCCGTATTTTAAGCTCGCCCGAGTTTGGCGAAGTCTTCGAACCGTTCGGAAAATCCCAGGTCGGCAGCTCGGCGATGCCGTTCAAACGCAATCCCATCATGTGCGAGCGCATCGATTCGCTCGCGCGATTGCTCGTCGGGTACAGCGATGTCGCGTGGCAGAACGCCGCCACCAACTACCTCGAGCGGACCCTGGACGACAGCGCGAATCGCCGTACGATTCTTCCCGAAGCGCTGCTGTGCACGGACGAAATCATCTCGCTCGCGCGCAAGGTTGTCGATGGCCTGCGGGTGGACGAACGCCGCATCGCCCATAACTTGCGCACGTACGGGCCGTTTGCGGGCACCGAATCGATCATGATGGAGGCCGTGCGTGCGGGTGGCGACCGGCAGGCGCTGCACGAATCGATCCGCAGCGCCGCCATGGAGGCATGGAGCGCGCTTTCGCGCGGCGAGGATAACCCGCTCGCGCAGACGCTCTCGGGCGACGCGGCGCTCACGGCGTTGGTCGATCCGGCGCAGATCCGCCGCTTGCTCGACCCGATCGGGCACATCGGCACCGCACCGCAGCGCGCGCGAGCGCTCGCCGATCGCATCGATGCTACCGCGGCCTTTCCCAAACAACTCCTCGTTGAAAGCGAAGCGTAG
- the cydB gene encoding cytochrome d ubiquinol oxidase subunit II, with the protein MNVVAFVVIAFMLTAYVMLDGYDLGVAAIAPFVAKSDEERAAAMASIGPFWNGNEVWLIAAGGALFALFPEAYASSFSGFYLPLMVVLWLLMFRGIAMELRGHLQSELWHSFWDVAFTVSSVLLIVVFGVALGNLVRGLPLDANGYFQGTFTYLLNPYALLVGVFAIATLSMHGATWLGWAARGPISARGETLAHRLWWPVLVLYVVVSGMTFLVRGMPGGASGLLLMPIVSLAALAACWFFARAKAPRRAFAASSVFIASLVATAAWTMFPYLLPSYPAGHGGLSIYATAPSPVALISALVVTIVGIAIVILYATFVLGKMLPKMRAGE; encoded by the coding sequence ATGAACGTCGTAGCATTTGTGGTGATCGCATTCATGCTCACGGCGTACGTGATGCTGGATGGATACGATTTGGGCGTTGCGGCGATCGCGCCCTTCGTCGCGAAATCCGATGAAGAACGTGCGGCCGCGATGGCGTCGATCGGGCCGTTTTGGAACGGCAACGAAGTGTGGCTGATCGCCGCCGGCGGGGCGCTCTTTGCGCTTTTCCCCGAGGCGTATGCGTCGTCGTTCTCGGGATTCTATCTGCCGCTGATGGTGGTGCTATGGCTGCTGATGTTTCGCGGCATCGCGATGGAGCTGCGCGGGCATCTGCAAAGCGAACTCTGGCATTCTTTTTGGGACGTGGCATTCACCGTCTCGAGCGTGCTGCTGATCGTGGTGTTCGGTGTGGCGCTGGGGAATTTGGTGCGCGGCTTGCCGCTCGATGCGAACGGCTATTTCCAAGGCACCTTTACGTATCTCCTCAACCCCTACGCGCTGCTGGTCGGCGTCTTTGCGATCGCGACGCTGAGCATGCACGGCGCGACGTGGCTGGGTTGGGCGGCGCGCGGGCCGATCTCGGCGCGAGGGGAGACCCTTGCGCACCGCCTCTGGTGGCCGGTGCTCGTGCTGTACGTGGTGGTGTCGGGCATGACGTTCCTCGTTCGCGGGATGCCCGGTGGCGCGAGCGGGTTGTTGCTCATGCCGATCGTGTCGCTTGCCGCGCTGGCCGCATGCTGGTTCTTCGCGCGCGCGAAGGCGCCGCGCCGAGCCTTTGCGGCATCGTCGGTCTTCATTGCGAGTTTGGTCGCTACCGCGGCGTGGACGATGTTTCCGTATCTGCTGCCGTCGTATCCGGCGGGCCACGGCGGGCTGTCGATTTACGCGACGGCCCCGTCCCCGGTGGCGCTGATCTCGGCGCTGGTCGTCACCATCGTCGGGATAGCGATCGTGATCCTCTATGCGACGTTCGTGCTTGGGAAGATGCTGCCCAAAATGCGGGCCGGGGAGTAG
- a CDS encoding DUF1297 domain-containing protein: MNEDVARVLSAYDRNNLTLCSIGSHSALEVAYGARAQGLRNLVLTAKGRERTYTEHYRRRETPVPRGCVDATIELDAFTDILNDDVQERLIAQNAIFLANRSFEVYLHQKFGYDDIERRMRVPFFGNRYLLRAEERDEAGNQYSLLERAGIRYPLQFRSPDEIDRLVMVKAPHAKVSFERAFFLVSSPQEYRKVSGELIASGMLTEAGLANAVIEEYALGPSVNLNFFYSPVLGELELSGTDTRRQTNLEGFKNVPPAVFDALRNVPMRLEEAGHIAATLTESTLEKAYDMGERFVAAAREALAPGVIGPFALQCIIVAGPPKDFVCYDVSLRIPGSPGTRYTPYSAYRWGRDVSVGERIAMELVMARDSGRLDDVLT; this comes from the coding sequence GTGAACGAAGACGTAGCCCGCGTCCTATCCGCCTACGACCGCAACAACCTCACGCTCTGCTCGATCGGCAGCCATTCAGCGCTCGAGGTGGCGTACGGCGCGCGCGCTCAAGGCTTGCGGAACCTCGTACTCACCGCTAAGGGGCGCGAGCGAACCTATACCGAGCACTATCGCAGGCGCGAGACGCCCGTGCCGCGCGGTTGCGTGGACGCGACGATCGAGCTCGACGCCTTTACCGACATCCTGAACGACGACGTGCAGGAGCGCCTGATCGCGCAGAACGCGATCTTTCTTGCGAATCGATCGTTCGAAGTCTATCTCCATCAAAAATTCGGATACGACGACATCGAACGTCGCATGCGCGTGCCGTTCTTCGGCAATCGCTACCTGCTGCGCGCCGAAGAGCGCGACGAAGCGGGCAATCAGTATTCGTTGCTCGAGCGAGCCGGGATCCGTTATCCGTTACAGTTCCGCTCACCCGATGAGATCGATCGGCTCGTGATGGTGAAAGCACCGCACGCGAAGGTCAGTTTCGAACGCGCGTTCTTTCTGGTGTCGTCCCCGCAAGAGTACCGCAAGGTTAGCGGCGAGTTGATCGCGAGCGGCATGCTCACCGAAGCGGGGCTTGCAAACGCGGTGATCGAGGAGTACGCGCTCGGCCCGTCCGTCAATTTGAATTTCTTCTACTCGCCGGTGCTGGGCGAATTGGAACTCTCCGGTACCGATACGCGCCGCCAGACGAATTTGGAAGGCTTCAAGAACGTACCGCCCGCGGTATTCGATGCATTGCGTAACGTGCCGATGCGACTGGAAGAGGCCGGCCACATCGCGGCGACGCTGACCGAATCGACGCTGGAGAAAGCCTACGACATGGGCGAGCGGTTCGTCGCAGCAGCTCGCGAGGCGCTCGCGCCCGGCGTGATCGGCCCGTTCGCATTGCAGTGCATTATCGTGGCGGGGCCGCCGAAGGATTTCGTCTGCTACGACGTCTCGCTGCGCATCCCGGGATCGCCCGGCACGCGCTACACGCCCTACTCCGCCTACCGCTGGGGCCGCGACGTCTCGGTCGGCGAGCGCATAGCGATGGAGCTCGTCATGGCCCGCGATTCAGGGCGCCTCGACGACGTGCTTACATAG
- a CDS encoding formate--phosphoribosylaminoimidazolecarboxamide ligase — translation MNRPYTIATLGSHSALQILKGGHDEGFRTLAIANRDTERLYRSFAFIDEVIGVDSYSEFPGLVGELEKRKSIIVPHGSFVAYLSLEDHKRMTIPYFGNKAVLDWESSRELQRDWLTRANIKMPRQFKSGAEIDRPVIVKLYGAGGGMGYMFIRDARDFEKRAGDLKKAYTIQEYIIGVPLYIHYFYSPLENKLEIMSMDRRYETNVDSLGRIPANAQEGMNVSPSYVVVGNQPVSLRESMLAEALRMGEDVVRVSKEICGPKGLFGAFCIETIITPDIQFYVMEISARIVAGTNLFIDGSPYSYLNYSEPMSTGRRIARELKNALLTNNLRLVLDDTSVF, via the coding sequence ATGAACCGACCCTATACGATTGCGACCCTGGGCTCTCATTCGGCGCTGCAGATCCTCAAGGGTGGGCACGACGAGGGGTTTCGTACGCTCGCGATCGCGAATCGCGACACCGAGCGCCTCTATCGGTCCTTTGCGTTTATCGACGAAGTGATCGGTGTCGACAGCTACTCGGAGTTTCCGGGGCTGGTCGGCGAATTGGAGAAACGCAAGTCGATCATCGTCCCGCACGGCTCGTTCGTCGCGTACCTCTCGCTCGAAGATCACAAGCGGATGACGATCCCTTATTTCGGCAACAAAGCGGTGCTGGATTGGGAGTCGAGCCGTGAATTGCAGCGCGATTGGCTCACCCGCGCGAATATCAAGATGCCGCGACAATTCAAGAGCGGCGCCGAGATCGACCGCCCGGTGATCGTGAAACTGTACGGGGCCGGCGGCGGCATGGGCTATATGTTCATCCGCGATGCGCGCGATTTCGAGAAACGTGCCGGCGACCTCAAAAAAGCGTACACGATTCAAGAATACATCATCGGCGTGCCGCTCTACATCCACTATTTTTATTCGCCGCTCGAAAACAAACTCGAGATCATGTCGATGGACCGGCGCTACGAAACCAACGTCGATTCACTCGGCCGCATTCCGGCCAACGCGCAAGAAGGCATGAACGTCAGTCCTTCATACGTGGTCGTCGGCAATCAGCCGGTGAGCCTGCGCGAATCGATGCTGGCCGAGGCGCTGCGCATGGGCGAGGACGTGGTGCGCGTATCGAAGGAAATCTGCGGCCCCAAGGGGCTGTTCGGCGCGTTCTGTATCGAAACGATCATCACGCCGGATATCCAGTTTTACGTGATGGAGATTTCGGCACGCATCGTGGCCGGGACGAATCTCTTCATCGACGGGTCGCCGTATTCGTACCTCAACTACTCGGAGCCGATGTCGACCGGGCGGCGGATCGCGCGGGAACTTAAAAACGCACTTTTGACCAATAATCTGCGTTTAGTTCTCGATGATACAAGCGTCTTCTAA
- the mtnA gene encoding S-methyl-5-thioribose-1-phosphate isomerase: MQNSQDELVAVRWDGDAVVYLDQRRLPHDIVYERASTVEQIEAAIKTLAVRGAPAIGVFGAYGVALLRRTIADDDAFALAARRIRDARPTAVNLMWAVDRVLEAPDALEHARVIHREQVAIDAAIAQAGSDVIPKDAKILTHCNTGPIATAGGGTALGVIIAAHREGKRPHVFVDETRPLLQGSRLTYFELKQAGVDATLQVDSAAAIAMQRKAIDLVIVGADRIACNGDTANKIGTYGLAILAAHHGIPFYVAAPRSTIDFSIATGADIPIEERAAAEVTGFGSAVAATQDARVYNPAFDVTPGHLITAIVTEYGVLRSPYQETIPALAGRASFAALLDLQ; this comes from the coding sequence ATGCAGAACTCGCAGGATGAACTGGTCGCCGTCCGCTGGGATGGCGACGCGGTCGTCTATCTGGACCAACGGCGCCTCCCGCACGACATCGTGTACGAGCGCGCGAGCACCGTCGAGCAGATCGAAGCCGCGATCAAGACGCTCGCGGTGCGAGGTGCGCCGGCGATCGGCGTCTTCGGTGCCTACGGCGTTGCGTTGCTGCGGCGGACGATCGCCGACGACGATGCGTTCGCGCTCGCCGCGCGGCGCATTCGCGATGCGCGCCCGACGGCCGTAAATTTGATGTGGGCGGTCGATCGCGTCCTGGAGGCCCCCGATGCGCTCGAGCACGCGCGCGTCATTCATCGCGAACAGGTCGCGATCGATGCGGCGATCGCGCAAGCCGGGAGCGATGTCATTCCGAAGGACGCGAAGATTCTGACGCACTGTAACACCGGGCCGATTGCCACTGCGGGGGGCGGAACGGCGCTTGGCGTCATTATCGCAGCGCACCGCGAAGGGAAGCGCCCGCACGTGTTCGTGGACGAAACGCGCCCGCTCTTACAAGGATCGCGGCTGACGTATTTCGAGCTAAAACAAGCGGGCGTCGATGCAACGTTGCAGGTCGATAGCGCGGCCGCAATCGCGATGCAGCGCAAGGCGATAGATCTGGTAATCGTCGGCGCGGACCGGATCGCATGCAACGGCGATACCGCGAACAAGATCGGCACCTACGGCTTGGCGATCCTCGCCGCTCACCACGGCATTCCGTTCTACGTCGCGGCGCCACGTTCGACCATCGACTTCTCGATAGCCACCGGCGCGGATATTCCGATCGAGGAACGCGCGGCGGCAGAGGTGACGGGCTTTGGCAGCGCGGTTGCCGCGACGCAAGATGCGCGCGTCTACAATCCGGCATTCGACGTAACGCCCGGGCATTTGATCACCGCGATCGTTACCGAGTACGGCGTGTTGCGCTCGCCGTATCAAGAGACGATTCCGGCGCTCGCGGGGCGCGCGAGCTTTGCGGCGTTGCTGGATCTGCAGTGA
- a CDS encoding cytochrome ubiquinol oxidase subunit I, whose protein sequence is MDVVVADRLQFAFTIMFHYLFPIGTMGLAPFVAWYTIKSLRNNDEDAARAARFWTKIFAVNFAIGVVSGIPMEFQFGTNWAAFSQRTGGVIGQPLAMEGVYAFFLESVFLGILLYGKRVVSPKLFAASSVCVWFGAWLSGYFITATDAWMQHPVGYAVAANGRMEMTDLWAVLSSGYAVWQFLHVMCGAMVAGGFIVAGIGAYYLLARRDESYGREFVRAGSIVALIFAMMTIFPTGDRNSADVTRYQPVKLAAMEGLFQTTHGAPLAIIGMPDVHQRRLIDPIIVPDVLSFLAYGNFSANVDGLNAYAAELWPPVELTYYAYHIMVGLGTIFVALAGIAVLLLLWRRHIFRSRWMLWLLMLVMPFPYIANEAGWVTTEVGRQPWIVYGIMKTAQASSANVNAGETLFTLIGFAGMYFILGVLFLVLVLREIGLGPAHESEGPVHSVAGVS, encoded by the coding sequence ATGGACGTTGTCGTCGCGGATCGCCTGCAATTTGCATTTACGATCATGTTCCACTACCTGTTCCCGATCGGGACGATGGGGCTGGCACCGTTCGTCGCCTGGTACACGATCAAGTCCCTACGCAACAACGATGAAGATGCCGCTCGTGCGGCTCGTTTCTGGACGAAGATCTTCGCAGTGAATTTTGCCATCGGCGTCGTGAGCGGCATACCGATGGAGTTCCAGTTTGGAACCAATTGGGCCGCCTTCTCCCAGCGCACGGGCGGCGTGATCGGGCAGCCGCTGGCGATGGAGGGCGTGTATGCGTTCTTCCTCGAGTCGGTATTTCTGGGGATCTTGCTGTACGGCAAGCGTGTCGTATCACCCAAGCTTTTCGCTGCTTCGTCGGTGTGCGTCTGGTTTGGCGCGTGGCTTTCCGGCTACTTCATCACGGCCACCGATGCGTGGATGCAGCATCCCGTCGGCTATGCGGTGGCTGCGAATGGGCGGATGGAGATGACGGACCTGTGGGCGGTGCTCTCCTCCGGATATGCGGTGTGGCAATTCTTACACGTGATGTGCGGCGCGATGGTCGCCGGAGGATTCATCGTCGCGGGGATCGGCGCGTACTATCTGCTGGCGCGACGCGACGAAAGCTACGGACGCGAGTTCGTGCGGGCGGGCTCGATCGTCGCGCTGATCTTTGCCATGATGACTATTTTCCCGACCGGCGATCGCAATAGTGCCGACGTGACGCGCTACCAGCCGGTCAAACTGGCTGCGATGGAGGGTTTGTTCCAAACCACGCACGGCGCGCCGCTTGCGATCATCGGGATGCCGGACGTGCACCAACGGCGGCTGATCGATCCCATCATCGTCCCGGACGTGCTGAGTTTTCTCGCGTATGGAAACTTCAGCGCGAACGTCGATGGCCTCAACGCGTATGCGGCCGAGCTGTGGCCGCCCGTGGAACTCACGTACTACGCGTATCACATCATGGTAGGGCTGGGGACGATCTTCGTTGCGCTGGCCGGTATCGCGGTGTTGCTGCTATTGTGGCGCCGGCACATCTTTCGCAGCCGTTGGATGCTGTGGCTGTTGATGCTGGTCATGCCGTTTCCGTATATCGCGAACGAAGCCGGCTGGGTGACGACCGAGGTTGGCCGGCAGCCTTGGATCGTCTACGGCATCATGAAAACCGCGCAAGCGAGCTCGGCCAACGTTAATGCCGGAGAAACGCTTTTTACGCTGATCGGATTTGCCGGAATGTACTTTATTTTGGGCGTGCTGTTCCTAGTACTCGTGCTGCGCGAGATCGGCTTGGGCCCCGCGCACGAGAGCGAAGGCCCCGTCCATAGCGTCGCGGGGGTGTCATGA
- a CDS encoding zinc-ribbon domain containing protein, with protein MEDKTLTCKDCARPFVFSVREQQFFAEKGFANEPQRCRDCRQSRRATGSDGPSSTRPSFEAVCAACNQSTTLPFRPRGDRPVYCRSCFTAQVPAGV; from the coding sequence GTGGAAGACAAGACGCTTACCTGCAAAGACTGCGCGCGCCCGTTCGTTTTTTCGGTGCGCGAGCAGCAGTTTTTTGCCGAGAAAGGCTTCGCGAACGAGCCGCAACGGTGTCGCGACTGCCGCCAGAGCCGGCGTGCGACCGGGAGCGACGGCCCGTCGAGCACGCGACCGTCCTTCGAAGCGGTCTGCGCCGCCTGCAATCAAAGCACCACGCTTCCGTTCCGCCCGCGCGGCGACCGCCCCGTTTACTGCCGCAGCTGCTTTACCGCGCAGGTACCGGCCGGGGTGTAA